The genomic stretch CACGTTATTTCCGTCGTCGTAAGTTCTGCCGTTTCACAGCGGAAAATGTTACTGAAATCGATTACAAAGATATCGCAACATTAAAGAACTACATTTCTGAAAGCGGCAAAATTGTCCCAAGCCGTATTACTGGTACTCGTGCGAAGTATCAACGTCAATTAGCTCGTGCAATCAAACGCGCGCGTTTCTTAGCGTTACTTCCATACACTGACAACCAACACTAGTTGCAAGGAGTACAGTAAATGCAAGTTATTTTATTAGAAAAACTCGCTCACCTTGGTAACATCGGTGAACAAGTGAACGTTAAAGCAGGTTTTGCACGTAACTACTTAATCCCACAAGGTAAAGCAGTAATGGCAACCGCAGCAAACGTAGAATATTTTGAAAGCCGTCGTGCTGAACTTGAAGCAAAAGCTGCTGAAGTTTTAGCTCAAGCACAAGCTCGTGCTGCACAATTAGCTGAATTAGCTAAAGTAACTATCGCTTCTAAAGCTGGTGATGAAGGTCGTTTATTCGGTTCAATCACTACTCGCGATGTTGCTGATGCAGTAACTGCTGCTGGCGTTCAAGTTGCGAAAAGTGAAGTTCGTTTATCAACTGGTCCTATCCGTACCCTTGGTGAACACGAAGTTCGTTTCCAACTTCACCCAGAAGTATTTGCAAGCTTAATCGTAGACGTTGTTGCAGAATAATTTATTCTTCACAATGTAGAAAACCTAGCCTTTGGGCTAGGTTTTTTTATATTTTTGAAAGCAGTGATTTTTTGAGAAAAATTACTACTTAAAATTATAATAATTTTCTTTTAATTCATCGCCATAGCGATGACTGACCTGAACTCAGAGAGAACAAAATGAATAAACCAGAATTACTTTCCCCAGCGGGCTCACTTAAAAATATGCGCTATGCATTTGCGTATGGTGCTGATGCCGTTTATGCGGGGCAACCACGTTATAGTTTACGTGTGCGTAACAATGAATTTAACCACGCTAATTTAAAAATCGGTATTGATGAAGCTCACGCACTTGGTAAGAAATTTTATGTTGTGGTGAATATTGCACCGCATAACTCAAAATTAAAAACATTTATCAAAGACTTAGAGCCTGTTGTGGCAATGAAGCCTGATGCACTAATCATGTCTGATGCAGGGCTTATTATGATGGTGCGTGAAGCATTTCCTGATATGCCAATTCATCTTTCGGTTCAAGCGAATGCAGTAAACTGGGCAACAGTTAAATTCTGGCAACAAATGGGCTTAACCCGTGTTATTTTATCTCGCGAATTATCAATCCAAGAGATCGCAGAAATTCGTGAAAAAGTCCCAGAGATGGAACTTGAAGTGTTCGTCCATGGTGCACTTTGCATGGCATACTCTGGTCGTTGCTTACTTTCTGGATACATCAATAAACGTGATCCTAACCAAGGAACTTGTACCAATGCGTGCCGTTGGGAATATTCCGTAACTGAGGGCAAAGAAGACGAAGTCGGAAATATCGTTAACGTAGGTGAAGAAATCCCTGTTAAAAATATTGCACCAACTTTAGGTGAAGGTCCAACAACAGAAAAAGTTTTCTTATTAGCAGAAAGCCAACGCCCTGAAGAACAAATGGCGGCATTTGAAGATGAACATGGCACTTACATTATGAACTCTAAAGATTTACGTGCAGTTCAACATGTCGAAGAATTGACAAAACTTGGCGTGCATTCTCTAAAAATCGAAGGTCGTACTAAATCTTTCTATTACTGCGCACGTACCGCTCAAGTTTACCGTAAAGCGATTGATGATGCCGCAGCGGGCAAACCATTTGACGAAAGCTTAATGACAACCTTAGAAAGTCTTGCCCACCGTGGCTATACAGAAGGCTTCTTACGCCGTCATACCCATGATGAATATCAAAATTATGATTACGGTTATTCCATCTCTGAACGTCAACAATTTGTAGGTGAATTTACTGGAAACCGTAATGCAGAAGGCATGGCAGAAGTTGCAGTTAAAAATAAATTCCTACTAGGGGATAGTGTAGAAGTGATGACTCCGCAAGGTAATATCACGATGCAAATTAATCGCCTAGTGAACCGTAAAGGTGAAGAAGTAGAGGCAGGTAAAGGCGATGGACATTTTGTATTCCTTGATGTTCCTCAAGATTTAGATCTGAATTTTGCTTTACTTATGCGTAATCTAACCGATACGAATACACGTAATCCACATAGCAAATAAATCAGATAAAAAATAAAAAGGCATCGTAATGATGCCTTTGCTTTTATCCGAAAGATTTTCCTAGTTGCAGAGAACTTATTGCTTTTTTACAAGTTTCTAGTGAAACTTGTGACAAACTTGATCCTGCCCATAGCAAACTAGGCCACAGATATTGGTGGAAACAATATATTTTGCCTGCTTGCATATTTACTTTGTAATGGTTGTAAGTCAATACAGATTCGGTAGCAAGTTGATGTTCACCTGGTTTGAGCTGTTTATAAAAGTACACATAAGCACCAGTTTCCCCAATAGGCTTTTTATCAACTACGAGGGTTTTCTTTACTGCCCCCCCAAAAAATGAATTACGATAAATATATAATGCAGCTTTATCTTTCGGTGCAACAAATTGTTTAGCTTGTTGATCGGCCTCTTGAGTAGCGAGTGGTACAGTTGCACAACCACTTAATAGGCTTGCGCCAAGTAATGCAAGAATATATTTTTTCATAATGCCTCTTAGAATTTAAAGCGAAGTGTTAAGCCACCGCCAAGCGAGTTTGCAGGATCGCCACTAAGTAGATCCCAATTCGCGTTTACGCCTACAAGTAAGTTATCAATTACTTTGTATTCAACGCCGCCAACAACGCCCAATCCCATATGGTTTGATTTTAATTCAATTCCTTGAGCAGCTAAGCTTTGAGTTAATTGATCATCAGCTTTAAATTGTGTGTACATCACACGTCCGCCTACATATGGCTGAATATCCGCTTGAGGTCTAAAGTTATATACAGTCGTGATACCTACATTTCTGACTTTTAAATCGCCTTTAATGTAGGGATCGCTACTGGTCAATGTACCTAAATCTTCATAATTAATTTCAGTACGAACAGGGCCGAAATCATAACCTATAGCTACTGCTGGAGTGAAACCAGAGCGTTCTAATGGTTGAAGATCAGCATCGACAGAATCGAATGGCATTTTTGTTTTTGCAAAATTTGCATTGGCAGAAATATAAAAACCAGTATTATTATCGATTTCTGCGGCATTATTAAAATTATCAGCATAAGCTGCTGCACTAAGCATAAGGCTTGGAATGAGTACAAAAAGTGTTTTTTTCATAAAAATTTCCAAAAATTAATTTGTTTTATAAAGTTTAAAAGATTCGTTTGTTACATCATGTAACGATACATAATTGTACAAAAAAAAAACAACACTAAAAGAAAGTTTATGATTTTTAATCAATAAAAAGAAATAGATTGAAAAAATGTTAAAAAAATGTTGCAAATGTAAAATAAAAGTCTATAATACGCCTCATACCCTAAAAGTATGACTCCAAACTTTAGCCCCATTTCCTCAATGGGGCTTTTTTTTATTTTAAATTCAAGATATTACCCCTCTCATTTTCTTAAACTAACCAATTAAATTTTTACCCTGTCTAAAATTAGTGTATTAATTGACCCAATATGTAAGAAAACAGATCAAAAACCTTAATTTTTGTATATAAATTTTGTAAAAAACAAATAAATATTATTTTTTTGTTAAAAAAGTGTTGCAAATGTGAATTAAAAGTCTATAATACGCCTCATACCCTAAAAGTATGACTCCAAACTTTAGCCCCATTTCCTCAATGGGGCTTTTTTTTATCCTCATCCTTGAGGTTCATGCCAAATACCACTAGACTAGCGTCTTGTTTTTTTATTTCTTATTACGTAATGAATTATGCGAGTTTCTGATTTTTATTTTGATTTACCTGATGAGCTGATTGCTCGTTACCCAGTACCCGATCGTAAGTCTTGTCGTCTTTTAACTTTAAATGGGACGACAGGAGAATTGAGCCACGGTCACTTTTCTGATGTACTAGATTGTATTGAAGAAGGAGATTTAGTGATTTTTAATAATACCCGAGTTATTCCAGCCCGTATGTTTGGTAAAAAAACAAGTGGCGGGAAAATTGAGGTATTAGTTGAACGCATCTTGGATGATAAACGTTGTTTGGCACATGTTCGTGCGTCTAAAGCGCCTAAAGAAGGGACTGTTTTAATTCTAGGTGAAGATAAGTTGGGTGAGGGGAATGGTTTTGAAATGGAAATGGTTGCCCGTCATGATGCCTTATTTGAGTTGAAATTGTTAAATACAACAGAAACTTTATTAGAACGTTTACAAGAAGCAGGGCATATTCCACTTCCACCTTATATTGATCGTCCTGATGAAGATGCGGATAAAGAGCTTTATCAAACCGTTTATAGCAAAGTGCCTGGAGCAGTTGCGGCACCGACAGCGGGTTTACATTTTGATGATGAACTCTTAGCCCAACTTAAAGCGAAAGGCGTTAATTTTGCATTTGTTACCTTGCATGTTGGGGCGGGAACTTTTCAACCAGTCCGTGTAGAAAGAATTGAAGATCACGTGATGCACAGTGAATATGCAGAAGTGCCTCAAGATGTGGTTGATTTAATTCTTGAAACGAAAGCACGTGGTAAACGTGTTATCGCTGTTGGAACAACATCTGTTCGCTCTATTGAAAGTGCGGCATTACGCGCAGAAGAAAATCACGCGCAACAAATTATTGAGCCTTTCTTCAGTGATACTAGTATTTTTATTTATCCTGGTAAAAAATTCCGTGTCGTGGATGCAATGATTACAAACTTCCACTTACCAGAAAGTACCCTTATCATGCTAGTGAGTGCTTTTGCTGGGTTTGATCATACGATGCAAGCTTATAAAGAGGCGGTAGAGAATAAATATCGATTCTTTAGTTATGGCGATGCAATGTTTATCACTAAAAATCAAGCTTAATTTTTTATCACGCCCTAAAAATCATAAAAATTTATGAAAAATGGGGCGTCTTTTAACCCTCGAACTGTTTATTCAAGGAAATTTATTCTATGAAATTTACATTACATAAAAAAGACGGTAATGCACGCCGTGGGACGATGACATTCGATCGTCCGCAAGGGCAGTGCACAGTCGAAACTCCCGCATTTATGCCAGTTGGGACTTACGGTACAGTTAAAGGCATGACGCCAGAAGAAGTCCGTGCAACGGGTGCAGAAATTTGTTTAGGTAATACTTTCCATTTATGGTTGCGTCCAGGACAAGAAGTGATGCGTAAGCATGGTGATCTACATGATTTCATGCAATGGCATCGCCCAATTTTAACTGATAGTGGCGGTTTCCAAGTATTTAGTTTGGGTAAATTAAGAAAGATCACTGAGGAAGGGGTTAAATTCCAAAATCCAATTAATGGTGAACGCATTTTCTTATCACCAGAAAAATCAATGGAGATCCAATATGATCTAGGATCTGACATTGTAATGATCTTCGATGAGTGTGCGCCATACCCATCAACCTTTGACTACACCAAAAAATCAATGGAAATGTCCCTACGTTGGGCAAAACGCAGCCGTGATCGCTTTGATGAATTAGAAAATAAAAATGCACTTTTCGGGATTGTACAAGGTGGTGTCTTTGAAGAGTTACGTCAAGTATCCCTCGATGGATTGAAAGAAATTGGCTTTGATGGTTATGCTGTGGGTGGATTAGCTGTTGGCGAACCAAAAGAAGATATGCACCGAATTCTTGAATTTACCTGCCCGCAATTACCAGAAGATAAACCACGTTACCTAATGGGTGTGGGTAAACCAGAAGACTTGGTAGAGGGTGTTCGCCGTGGAATCGATATGTTTGACTGCGTGATGCCAACTCGCAATGCACGTAATGGTCATTTATTCGTAACAGGTGGCGTAGTGAAAATTCGTAACGCAAAATACCGTGATGACACAAGTCCATTAGATCCAGAATGTGATTGCTATACATGTAAAAATTACACACGAGCTTATCTCTATCATCTTGATAAATGTAATGAAATTTTAGGCGCACGCTTAAACACCATTCATAACTTACGTTACTACCAACGCCTAATGGCTAAAATTCGCCAACGTATTGAAGAAGGCACCTTCGATGAATTCGTAAAAGAATTTTACGCAGCCCGCGGACGCGAAGTGCCACCTTTGCAAAAATAATTTTTTTATTCTAAAAATAAGTGCAAGTAATTGCACTTATTTTTTTTTTTTTGAGTAAAAATTGATCTAAATTAAGACTATCTCTATTTATAATACCCTC from Actinobacillus delphinicola encodes the following:
- a CDS encoding opacity family porin, producing the protein MKKTLFVLIPSLMLSAAAYADNFNNAAEIDNNTGFYISANANFAKTKMPFDSVDADLQPLERSGFTPAVAIGYDFGPVRTEINYEDLGTLTSSDPYIKGDLKVRNVGITTVYNFRPQADIQPYVGGRVMYTQFKADDQLTQSLAAQGIELKSNHMGLGVVGGVEYKVIDNLLVGVNANWDLLSGDPANSLGGGLTLRFKF
- the tgt gene encoding tRNA guanosine(34) transglycosylase Tgt; the protein is MKFTLHKKDGNARRGTMTFDRPQGQCTVETPAFMPVGTYGTVKGMTPEEVRATGAEICLGNTFHLWLRPGQEVMRKHGDLHDFMQWHRPILTDSGGFQVFSLGKLRKITEEGVKFQNPINGERIFLSPEKSMEIQYDLGSDIVMIFDECAPYPSTFDYTKKSMEMSLRWAKRSRDRFDELENKNALFGIVQGGVFEELRQVSLDGLKEIGFDGYAVGGLAVGEPKEDMHRILEFTCPQLPEDKPRYLMGVGKPEDLVEGVRRGIDMFDCVMPTRNARNGHLFVTGGVVKIRNAKYRDDTSPLDPECDCYTCKNYTRAYLYHLDKCNEILGARLNTIHNLRYYQRLMAKIRQRIEEGTFDEFVKEFYAARGREVPPLQK
- the rplI gene encoding 50S ribosomal protein L9, producing MQVILLEKLAHLGNIGEQVNVKAGFARNYLIPQGKAVMATAANVEYFESRRAELEAKAAEVLAQAQARAAQLAELAKVTIASKAGDEGRLFGSITTRDVADAVTAAGVQVAKSEVRLSTGPIRTLGEHEVRFQLHPEVFASLIVDVVAE
- the queA gene encoding tRNA preQ1(34) S-adenosylmethionine ribosyltransferase-isomerase QueA gives rise to the protein MRVSDFYFDLPDELIARYPVPDRKSCRLLTLNGTTGELSHGHFSDVLDCIEEGDLVIFNNTRVIPARMFGKKTSGGKIEVLVERILDDKRCLAHVRASKAPKEGTVLILGEDKLGEGNGFEMEMVARHDALFELKLLNTTETLLERLQEAGHIPLPPYIDRPDEDADKELYQTVYSKVPGAVAAPTAGLHFDDELLAQLKAKGVNFAFVTLHVGAGTFQPVRVERIEDHVMHSEYAEVPQDVVDLILETKARGKRVIAVGTTSVRSIESAALRAEENHAQQIIEPFFSDTSIFIYPGKKFRVVDAMITNFHLPESTLIMLVSAFAGFDHTMQAYKEAVENKYRFFSYGDAMFITKNQA
- a CDS encoding DUF2846 domain-containing protein: MKKYILALLGASLLSGCATVPLATQEADQQAKQFVAPKDKAALYIYRNSFFGGAVKKTLVVDKKPIGETGAYVYFYKQLKPGEHQLATESVLTYNHYKVNMQAGKIYCFHQYLWPSLLWAGSSLSQVSLETCKKAISSLQLGKSFG
- the trhP gene encoding prephenate-dependent tRNA uridine(34) hydroxylase TrhP; amino-acid sequence: MNKPELLSPAGSLKNMRYAFAYGADAVYAGQPRYSLRVRNNEFNHANLKIGIDEAHALGKKFYVVVNIAPHNSKLKTFIKDLEPVVAMKPDALIMSDAGLIMMVREAFPDMPIHLSVQANAVNWATVKFWQQMGLTRVILSRELSIQEIAEIREKVPEMELEVFVHGALCMAYSGRCLLSGYINKRDPNQGTCTNACRWEYSVTEGKEDEVGNIVNVGEEIPVKNIAPTLGEGPTTEKVFLLAESQRPEEQMAAFEDEHGTYIMNSKDLRAVQHVEELTKLGVHSLKIEGRTKSFYYCARTAQVYRKAIDDAAAGKPFDESLMTTLESLAHRGYTEGFLRRHTHDEYQNYDYGYSISERQQFVGEFTGNRNAEGMAEVAVKNKFLLGDSVEVMTPQGNITMQINRLVNRKGEEVEAGKGDGHFVFLDVPQDLDLNFALLMRNLTDTNTRNPHSK
- the rpsR gene encoding 30S ribosomal protein S18 is translated as MARYFRRRKFCRFTAENVTEIDYKDIATLKNYISESGKIVPSRITGTRAKYQRQLARAIKRARFLALLPYTDNQH